A genomic segment from Oncorhynchus gorbuscha isolate QuinsamMale2020 ecotype Even-year unplaced genomic scaffold, OgorEven_v1.0 Un_scaffold_14168, whole genome shotgun sequence encodes:
- the LOC124030701 gene encoding protein app1-like, whose translation MNCKFRGEENLSHYSPWSCGTISTCISPFEPEYHKASAHSRSENLEVDKGERTRWLHTFEPYRRLKDEDPSIPFETYRRLKDEDPSIPFETYRRLKDEDPSIPFEPYRRLKDEDPSIPFEPYRRLKDEDPSIPFETYRRLKDEDPSIPFETYRRLKDEDPSIPFEPYRRLKDEDPSIPFDPYCRLKDEDPSIPFETYRHLKDEDPSIPFETYRRLKTRPQHTILKPTAVLKTGTPTYRLSPTAVSKRGPSIPFEGPIIPFGEGPIISKCGVISSPPYRMPHHRPGP comes from the exons ATGAACTGTAAGTTCCGTGGAGAGGAGAATCTGTCCCACTACTCTCCCTGGTCCTGTGGAACCATCAGTACCTGCATCAGCCCCTTTGAACCAGAGTATCACAAGGCCTCAGCTCACTCCCGCTCCGAAAACTTA GAAGTAGACAAAGGTGAAAGGACGCGGTGGCTACACACGTTTGAGCCCTACCGCCGTCTGAAAGACGAGGACCCCAGCATACCGTTTGAGACCTACCGCCGTCTGAAAGACGAGGACCCCAGCATACCGTTTGAAACCTACCGCCGTCTGAAAGACGAGGACCCCAGCATACCGTTTGAGCCCTACCGCCGTCTGAAAGACGAGGACCCCAGCATACCGTTTGAGCCCTACCGCCGTCTGAAAGACGAGGACCCCAGCATACCGTTTGAAACCTACCGCCGTCTGAAAGACGAGGACCCCAGCATACCGTTTGAAACCTACCGCCGTCTGAAAGACGAGGACCCCAGCATACCGTTTGAGCCCTACCGCCGTCTGAAAGACGAGGACCCCAGCATACCATTTGATCCCTACTGCCGTCTGAAAGACGAGGACCCCAGCATACCGTTTGAAACCTACCGCCATCTGAAAGACGAGGACCCCAGCATACCGTTTGAAACCTACCGCCGTCTGAAGACGAGACCCCAACATACCATTTTGAAACCTACCGCCGTCCTGAAGACGGGGACCCCAACATACCGTTTGAGCCCTACCGCCGTCTCAAAGCGAGGACCCAGCATACCGTTTGAAGGGCCCATCATACCGTTTGGAGAAGGGCCTATCATCTCCAAATGCGGGGTGATATCCAGCCCTCCGTACAGGATGCCACACCACCGACCCGGTCCAG